One genomic region from Geothermobacter hydrogeniphilus encodes:
- a CDS encoding TIGR02266 family protein — translation MERKKVLLADDVELFLELEKTFFRREQVDLLIARNGVEAVELARREKPHLIFMDLFMPEMNGDAACRAIKADPELADIPLLMVTHGGRGADLERCRAAGCDDLLLKPINRHQFVDAASRYLRLSERQAPRVDARLQVRYGEGLKRELTDYSLNISTGGVFLETSNPLPPGSPLSLEFNLPNRSEPIVSQARVAWINDPKRITKPHLPAGMGVQFLDLSLADLQAVRDFVQTAFRKT, via the coding sequence ATGGAACGGAAAAAAGTCCTGCTGGCGGATGACGTAGAACTGTTTCTTGAACTGGAAAAGACCTTTTTCCGGCGTGAACAGGTCGATCTGCTGATTGCCCGCAATGGTGTTGAAGCGGTCGAGTTGGCCCGTCGCGAAAAGCCGCATCTGATATTCATGGATCTGTTCATGCCGGAGATGAATGGTGATGCCGCCTGTCGAGCCATCAAGGCCGATCCGGAACTGGCGGATATCCCCCTGCTGATGGTGACCCACGGTGGGCGTGGGGCCGATCTTGAACGCTGCCGGGCGGCGGGTTGTGACGACCTGCTGCTGAAGCCGATCAACCGTCATCAGTTCGTCGACGCGGCCAGCCGTTACCTGCGTTTGAGTGAGCGCCAGGCACCGCGGGTCGATGCCCGGCTGCAGGTGCGTTACGGCGAGGGGCTGAAGCGGGAGTTGACCGACTACAGCCTGAATATCAGTACCGGAGGAGTTTTTCTGGAAACCTCCAATCCACTGCCGCCCGGCTCGCCTCTCTCCCTTGAATTCAATCTTCCCAATCGCTCCGAACCGATCGTCAGCCAGGCTCGGGTTGCCTGGATCAATGATCCGAAGCGAATCACCAAGCCCCATCTGCCGGCCGGCATGGGTGTGCAGTTTCTCGATCTGTCTCTCGCCGATCTGCAGGCCGTGCGGGATTTCGTACAGACCGCGTTCCGCAAAACCTGA
- a CDS encoding MogA/MoaB family molybdenum cofactor biosynthesis protein, producing MTKNAVAEYRVGILTLSDKGARGERVDESGEILREMAAELGTVCCYEMIPDDFPLIVATLRDWADNRKLDLLLTTGGTGLSPRDVTPEATLAVIDREVPGMAEAMRAASLAKTPHAMISRAVVGLRGTTLIANMPGSPKAVRENFAVLLPALPHALAKLKGDPSDCAR from the coding sequence ATGACGAAGAATGCCGTTGCTGAATATCGGGTCGGTATCCTGACCCTGTCCGACAAGGGAGCGCGGGGGGAACGGGTTGATGAAAGCGGCGAAATCCTGCGGGAGATGGCCGCCGAGTTGGGGACGGTCTGTTGCTACGAAATGATACCTGATGATTTTCCCCTGATTGTCGCCACCCTGCGGGACTGGGCGGACAACCGTAAACTTGACCTGCTGCTGACCACCGGCGGTACCGGTCTGAGTCCCCGCGATGTCACCCCCGAGGCGACCCTGGCGGTGATTGATCGTGAGGTTCCCGGCATGGCCGAAGCGATGCGTGCCGCGAGCCTGGCAAAGACGCCGCACGCGATGATTTCACGGGCGGTGGTCGGCCTGCGCGGGACGACGTTGATTGCCAACATGCCGGGCAGCCCGAAAGCGGTACGGGAAAACTTTGCCGTACTGTTGCCGGCTCTGCCCCATGCCCTGGCCAAGCTCAAAGGCGATCCGAGCGACTGTGCCCGCTGA
- a CDS encoding SPOR domain-containing protein: MSGRDDENFGFETEKASGAEEEEFTLAVTDEESGDGPKDRDLFGEELFTIADDEVLISDEAETGFEVEEPVLPPETAVEEEEVEAEPLFGDAGDAEVIFDPGEEEVLPPVRRGSPAKLVLLVLVLLLAGALGFYFFTLPANDTSSTRMPVVKSSAKQPIVPPQKKTASNLPAVSAAPRAAVGETAAADVAVSGKTVRSSQTKPEPADGPVKVAAATGKKTVEPDAGKHVPSSSPVVKKVPAASLEKAVVKVPAVSKQAKRAPAPARAVARYRVQVGAFLLKSNLHAAEKKVRQLGFTPVLSEARKKSSMTRLKYGSFSPEEGRRKLAELKKIDADAFVLHEGDRLGVYAGSYLDLDKARHYADLLWEKGIHVDEVPVEVDVPLHRLSLGGFTDRESARAAAEKAKKAGLEARVIALRNI; encoded by the coding sequence ATGAGTGGACGTGACGACGAAAATTTCGGGTTTGAAACGGAAAAGGCGTCTGGTGCGGAAGAAGAGGAGTTTACCCTTGCCGTCACCGATGAAGAGTCCGGGGATGGCCCGAAAGACCGCGATCTCTTCGGCGAGGAGCTTTTTACTATCGCCGATGATGAGGTGCTGATCAGTGACGAGGCGGAAACCGGTTTTGAGGTCGAGGAACCGGTCCTCCCTCCGGAAACGGCTGTTGAAGAGGAAGAGGTCGAAGCGGAGCCGTTGTTCGGAGATGCCGGGGACGCGGAGGTCATCTTCGATCCCGGTGAGGAAGAAGTCCTGCCTCCCGTGCGTCGCGGTTCACCGGCGAAACTGGTGTTGCTGGTGCTGGTGCTGCTGTTGGCCGGGGCGCTCGGTTTCTATTTCTTTACCCTGCCGGCCAACGACACCTCGTCCACCCGGATGCCGGTGGTGAAATCTTCGGCGAAACAGCCGATTGTACCGCCGCAGAAAAAAACGGCATCGAATCTGCCGGCGGTTTCGGCTGCTCCCAGGGCCGCGGTTGGGGAAACGGCCGCGGCGGATGTCGCCGTAAGCGGAAAAACGGTTCGTTCCTCGCAGACAAAACCGGAACCGGCGGACGGACCCGTGAAGGTCGCCGCCGCGACCGGGAAAAAGACCGTCGAACCGGACGCCGGGAAACACGTCCCGTCGTCTTCGCCGGTGGTGAAAAAGGTACCCGCGGCATCGTTGGAAAAGGCGGTTGTGAAGGTGCCCGCGGTGTCGAAGCAGGCAAAACGGGCACCTGCCCCGGCCAGGGCCGTCGCCCGTTACCGGGTGCAGGTGGGGGCCTTTCTGCTGAAGAGCAACCTGCACGCGGCGGAGAAAAAAGTTCGGCAACTCGGCTTCACGCCGGTCTTGTCGGAGGCCAGGAAAAAGTCTTCGATGACACGGCTCAAGTACGGCAGCTTCAGTCCGGAGGAGGGACGCCGGAAGTTGGCTGAACTGAAAAAAATAGATGCCGATGCCTTCGTGCTGCACGAGGGCGACCGGCTCGGTGTCTATGCCGGATCTTATCTTGATCTCGATAAGGCGCGGCATTATGCCGATCTGTTGTGGGAGAAGGGGATTCATGTCGACGAGGTTCCGGTCGAGGTGGATGTGCCCCTGCATCGTCTCAGCCTCGGCGGCTTTACCGACCGGGAAAGTGCCCGGGCCGCGGCTGAAAAGGCAAAAAAAGCCGGTCTTGAAGCCCGGGTTATCGCCCTTCGAAACATCTGA
- the fusA gene encoding elongation factor G yields the protein MGKYATENIRNLGIVAQGDAGKTSLTEAMLFNTGMIDRLGKVDDGSSAMDFEPEEVKRHITISSSLHHCEWQGHGLHIVDTPGYTNFLHDTRNCLRILGGAVLLVSAVDGVKASTNRIWGWMDEFEVPRIAFVNKLDRERADYLKALDELEKNLGTRPVPVNMPIGSEDNFKGIIDLIHMKARIYQFDDKGTYSEEEIPDEYREEAERLRVMLVEAAAESDDELMEKYLDTDELNNEEIYRGLREGTLTGVFTPVLCGSATANIGVRQLLDYIVACLPSPLDKGTQVGVDPKSGDEVTRNPDPNEPFSAMVFKTISDPYAGKLTLFRVYSGKVKSDSVVFNPNRDCTERLATLYEMEGKKQKATTEAEAGDIVAVAKLKETMTGDTLCDGGKPVQYESPLALKPVISFALEAKSKGDEDKIMSSLKRLMEEDPTLQVQRDEETKEMIISGMGQVHIEVACDKLQRKFGVEVVLKEPKVPYRETMKKTVEQSYRHKKQSGGKGQFADVTIKLEPLGRGEGYEFVNKIVGGVIPRQFIPAVDKGIQETMRKGPLAGYPVQDFRITLFDGGHHSVDSSEMAFKIAGSMAFKKAMEAANPVLLEPVMEMEITVPDDCVGDVIGDMNSRRGKVLGVDPQGGNQIVKVQVPMSEVLKYAPELRSMTSDRGLFTMEFSHYEEVPSHMAAKVVAASKTED from the coding sequence ATGGGAAAGTACGCGACTGAAAACATCAGAAACCTCGGAATTGTCGCCCAGGGAGACGCCGGCAAGACCTCGCTGACGGAAGCAATGCTCTTCAACACCGGGATGATCGATCGTCTCGGCAAGGTCGATGACGGCTCCTCCGCCATGGATTTCGAACCCGAAGAAGTCAAGCGTCACATCACCATCAGTTCAAGTCTGCATCACTGTGAATGGCAGGGCCATGGCCTGCACATCGTCGATACTCCCGGCTACACCAACTTTCTCCACGATACCCGCAACTGCCTGCGCATCCTCGGCGGTGCGGTGCTGCTGGTTTCCGCCGTTGACGGCGTCAAGGCTTCGACCAACCGGATCTGGGGCTGGATGGATGAATTCGAGGTGCCGCGTATCGCCTTTGTCAACAAACTCGATCGCGAGCGGGCCGACTATCTCAAGGCTCTGGACGAACTGGAAAAGAATCTCGGAACCCGACCGGTTCCGGTCAACATGCCGATCGGCAGCGAAGACAACTTCAAGGGGATCATCGACCTGATCCACATGAAGGCGCGGATTTACCAGTTTGACGACAAGGGAACCTACAGCGAAGAGGAGATTCCGGACGAATATCGCGAGGAGGCCGAGCGGCTGCGCGTGATGCTGGTCGAAGCGGCGGCGGAATCGGATGACGAGTTGATGGAAAAATATCTCGACACCGATGAATTGAACAATGAGGAGATCTACCGTGGTCTGCGGGAAGGGACCCTGACCGGTGTTTTTACCCCGGTTCTGTGCGGCAGCGCCACGGCCAATATCGGGGTCCGGCAGCTGCTCGATTACATCGTCGCCTGTCTGCCGTCTCCGCTCGACAAGGGAACGCAGGTCGGCGTTGACCCCAAGTCAGGCGACGAGGTGACCCGCAATCCCGACCCGAACGAACCCTTCTCGGCCATGGTTTTCAAGACCATCAGTGACCCTTACGCCGGCAAGCTGACCCTCTTCCGGGTTTATTCCGGCAAGGTGAAATCGGACAGCGTGGTTTTCAATCCCAACCGCGACTGCACCGAGCGTCTCGCGACCCTGTACGAGATGGAGGGCAAGAAACAGAAGGCGACGACCGAAGCCGAGGCCGGGGATATCGTTGCCGTGGCCAAACTCAAGGAGACGATGACCGGCGACACCCTCTGCGATGGCGGAAAACCGGTCCAGTATGAAAGCCCGCTGGCCCTGAAGCCGGTTATTTCCTTTGCTCTCGAAGCCAAGTCGAAGGGGGATGAGGACAAGATCATGAGTTCGCTCAAGCGTCTCATGGAAGAGGATCCGACCCTGCAGGTGCAGCGTGACGAGGAAACCAAGGAGATGATCATCTCGGGGATGGGGCAGGTCCATATCGAGGTCGCCTGCGACAAGCTGCAGCGCAAGTTTGGCGTCGAGGTGGTACTCAAGGAACCGAAGGTTCCCTATCGCGAGACGATGAAGAAAACGGTCGAGCAGTCCTACCGCCACAAGAAACAGTCGGGCGGCAAGGGGCAGTTCGCCGATGTCACCATCAAACTTGAGCCGCTTGGCCGTGGAGAAGGGTACGAGTTTGTCAACAAGATCGTTGGTGGCGTCATCCCGAGACAGTTCATTCCCGCTGTCGACAAGGGCATCCAGGAAACGATGCGCAAGGGACCGTTGGCCGGATACCCGGTGCAGGATTTCCGCATCACCCTTTTCGACGGAGGGCACCACAGCGTCGATTCTTCCGAGATGGCCTTCAAAATTGCCGGATCGATGGCCTTCAAGAAGGCGATGGAAGCGGCCAACCCGGTTTTGCTGGAACCGGTCATGGAGATGGAAATCACCGTCCCGGATGACTGCGTCGGCGATGTGATCGGCGACATGAACTCGCGACGGGGCAAGGTTCTCGGTGTCGATCCGCAGGGCGGCAACCAGATTGTCAAGGTCCAGGTGCCGATGTCCGAGGTTCTCAAGTATGCACCGGAACTGCGTTCGATGACCTCTGATCGCGGGCTGTTTACCATGGAATTTTCCCATTACGAAGAAGTCCCCTCGCACATGGCTGCCAAGGTGGTCGCCGCCAGCAAGACCGAGGACTGA
- a CDS encoding type III pantothenate kinase, with the protein MLLVIDVGNSNTVLGIYRDSDLLHDWRLTTDKARTVDEYAMLIHELFSMSGLHFTDIDDVIISSVVPPMLPTLEGLCRSYFARPPLVVGPGIKTGMPILYDNPREVGADRIVNAIAAYEKKQRPLIVVDFGTATTFDYISARGEYLGGAIAPGLGISTEALFDRASKLPRVEFSRPPQVIAKNTVNSIQSGLFFGYVGLVDGIVRRMQEEAGESASVLATGGIAPLLSRASETIEEVHPNLTLEGLQIIYQRNKTAF; encoded by the coding sequence ATGCTTCTGGTTATCGATGTAGGCAACAGCAATACCGTACTCGGTATTTACCGTGATTCCGATCTGCTGCACGACTGGCGGCTGACCACCGACAAGGCACGTACGGTCGATGAATACGCCATGCTCATCCATGAGTTGTTCAGCATGTCGGGGTTGCATTTTACCGATATTGATGACGTCATCATCTCCAGTGTCGTGCCGCCGATGCTGCCGACCCTGGAGGGTCTTTGCCGCAGTTACTTCGCCAGGCCGCCGCTGGTGGTCGGCCCCGGGATCAAGACCGGGATGCCGATTCTCTACGACAACCCCCGCGAGGTCGGTGCCGACCGGATTGTCAATGCCATCGCTGCCTATGAGAAGAAACAGCGTCCGTTGATCGTGGTTGATTTCGGCACCGCGACCACCTTTGATTATATTTCAGCGCGGGGCGAATACCTTGGCGGCGCGATTGCTCCAGGCCTGGGAATTTCGACCGAGGCCCTGTTCGACCGGGCCAGCAAGCTGCCGCGGGTCGAATTTTCGCGGCCGCCGCAGGTGATTGCCAAGAACACGGTCAACAGTATCCAGTCCGGTCTTTTCTTCGGCTATGTCGGTCTGGTTGACGGTATCGTTCGGCGGATGCAGGAGGAAGCCGGTGAGTCCGCCTCGGTCCTTGCCACCGGCGGTATCGCCCCCCTGTTGTCCAGGGCCTCGGAAACCATCGAGGAGGTTCATCCCAATCTGACTCTGGAGGGGCTGCAAATTATCTATCAGCGTAATAAAACCGCGTTTTGA
- a CDS encoding biotin--[acetyl-CoA-carboxylase] ligase has protein sequence MPHNDARQQILRLFMSRQGAFISGAELSRELGVSRAAVWKQIESLRALGYRIEAVRSHGYRLQSSPDRLSAEDLSARLQTRIVGRELVCFEETDSTNLQALRLGEQGATEGTVLVAESQRGGKGRLGRHWLSPSGVNLYTSIILRPRIPPWDAPQLTFLSAVAVARAVQQVCALPARVKWPNDILINGRKVAGLLNELSAETDAVHFVVLGIGLNINMRADQIPASLRYPATSLAIEMDRPLSRVEVACAVYRQLDDLYHLYLNEGFDPIRLAWEACFDLVGEKVRVESGDRTLSGIVQGIDTDGALLVAAAGTVERVLAGDVVPVG, from the coding sequence TTGCCGCATAACGATGCCCGCCAACAGATTCTGCGCCTGTTCATGTCCCGGCAGGGGGCCTTTATCTCCGGAGCTGAACTCAGCCGTGAGCTGGGGGTCAGCCGGGCCGCGGTCTGGAAGCAGATTGAATCTCTGCGGGCTCTCGGTTACCGGATCGAGGCGGTCCGCTCGCACGGTTACCGCCTGCAGTCAAGCCCCGACCGACTCTCCGCCGAGGATCTCTCCGCCCGTCTGCAGACGCGTATTGTCGGCCGCGAGCTGGTCTGCTTCGAGGAGACTGATTCCACCAATCTGCAGGCCCTGCGACTGGGAGAACAGGGCGCGACCGAGGGGACGGTGCTGGTCGCCGAGTCCCAACGGGGCGGCAAGGGCCGACTGGGGCGTCACTGGTTGTCCCCGTCCGGCGTCAATCTCTATACATCGATTATTCTGCGGCCGCGGATTCCTCCGTGGGATGCTCCCCAACTGACTTTTCTGTCGGCGGTCGCCGTGGCTCGTGCCGTTCAGCAGGTCTGCGCACTGCCGGCGCGGGTCAAGTGGCCGAATGATATTCTCATCAACGGCCGCAAGGTCGCCGGCCTGCTCAACGAGTTGAGCGCCGAGACCGATGCCGTCCATTTCGTCGTCCTCGGCATCGGCCTCAACATCAATATGCGGGCCGACCAGATCCCCGCCAGCCTGCGCTATCCGGCCACGTCACTGGCCATTGAAATGGACCGGCCGTTGTCCCGGGTCGAGGTTGCCTGTGCTGTCTACCGGCAGCTTGATGATCTCTACCACCTTTATCTCAACGAGGGATTCGACCCGATCCGGCTGGCCTGGGAGGCCTGTTTCGACCTGGTGGGGGAAAAGGTCCGGGTTGAATCCGGGGACCGGACCCTGTCCGGCATCGTGCAGGGTATCGACACCGACGGCGCCCTGCTGGTCGCCGCCGCCGGCACCGTCGAGCGGGTCCTGGCCGGCGATGTGGTGCCGGTGGGGTGA
- the nadC gene encoding carboxylating nicotinate-nucleotide diphosphorylase — MFEVERIVRQALQEDIGLGDITTQATVEPGTRAHAELVAKEDFILSGVNVARRVFHQLDDEIAFEALTVDGQKVRRGEVIAWIKGEAAALLQGERVALNLLQRMSGIATMTRRFVDAVAGTRATIVDTRKTTPGLRVLEKYSVRQGGGHNHRTSLYDGVLIKENHIAAAGGIAVAVERARARVSHVLKIEIETRDLDEVSQALEAGAEVILLDNMSPDELRRAVELVAGRALTEASGGVNLDTVADIAATGVDLISVGALTHSYRSVDISMLFR; from the coding sequence ATGTTTGAAGTTGAACGCATCGTGCGGCAGGCACTGCAGGAGGATATCGGCCTGGGAGATATCACCACCCAGGCGACGGTGGAACCGGGGACCAGGGCTCATGCCGAACTGGTGGCCAAGGAGGATTTTATCCTCTCCGGTGTCAATGTCGCGCGCCGGGTCTTCCATCAGCTTGATGATGAAATCGCTTTTGAGGCCCTCACCGTTGACGGTCAGAAGGTTCGTCGCGGGGAAGTGATCGCCTGGATCAAGGGAGAAGCGGCCGCTCTGCTGCAGGGGGAACGGGTGGCTCTCAACCTGCTGCAGCGGATGAGCGGCATCGCGACCATGACCCGCCGTTTTGTCGATGCCGTTGCCGGAACCCGGGCGACCATTGTCGACACCCGCAAGACGACGCCGGGATTGCGGGTGCTTGAGAAATACTCGGTTCGCCAGGGGGGCGGTCATAACCATCGCACTTCACTTTACGATGGCGTGCTGATCAAGGAAAATCATATTGCCGCGGCCGGTGGTATCGCCGTTGCCGTTGAAAGGGCGCGGGCGCGCGTGTCCCATGTCCTCAAGATTGAAATCGAGACCCGTGACCTCGATGAAGTCAGCCAGGCGCTGGAGGCTGGGGCGGAGGTGATTCTGCTCGACAACATGAGTCCGGATGAGTTGCGCCGGGCGGTGGAGCTGGTTGCCGGACGCGCCCTGACGGAAGCCTCCGGAGGTGTCAATCTCGATACGGTGGCGGATATTGCCGCCACCGGGGTCGACCTGATCTCGGTCGGCGCCTTGACCCATTCCTACCGTTCGGTTGATATTTCGATGCTCTTTCGTTGA
- a CDS encoding OmpA/MotB family protein, with translation MRITSPFFFFGLCLCLLTTGCVSKSTYEQKAAEANRLQASRDELQSSLSKLQEDYRQLSSEKEGLTDKLTDTGERLKACNDDLERAQNDIRRLEDVLTTRSAEAGAAMTEMRQKIDALEAAKHDLENQVERERIAREARLAQLKNTYDQLVGKLENEIQRGEVTISELQGRLTVNMVERILFDSGKAEIKPEGLDVLRRVGNILNAAQDKVVQVEGHTDNVPISARLRDKFPSNWELSTARAANVVHFLQDQVGIPGERLAVTGYGPYRPIADNDTPEGREQNRRIQIVLVPAQARVVEPTN, from the coding sequence GTGCGCATCACGTCCCCGTTCTTTTTTTTCGGTCTTTGTCTCTGCCTGCTCACGACCGGCTGCGTGAGCAAGTCAACCTACGAACAAAAGGCAGCCGAAGCCAACCGGCTGCAGGCGTCACGAGACGAACTGCAGTCATCCCTCTCCAAGCTGCAGGAAGACTACCGGCAACTGAGCAGTGAAAAAGAGGGGCTCACCGACAAACTGACCGACACCGGCGAGCGCCTCAAGGCCTGTAATGATGACCTGGAACGGGCCCAGAACGACATCAGGCGGCTGGAAGACGTTCTGACCACCCGCAGCGCCGAAGCCGGCGCAGCGATGACCGAAATGCGGCAGAAGATCGATGCCCTGGAAGCGGCGAAACATGATCTTGAGAACCAGGTGGAACGGGAACGCATCGCCCGCGAAGCACGCCTGGCGCAATTGAAGAACACCTACGATCAGCTGGTAGGCAAACTGGAAAACGAGATCCAGCGGGGCGAAGTCACCATCTCCGAACTGCAGGGACGGCTGACCGTCAACATGGTCGAGCGGATCCTGTTCGACTCCGGCAAGGCCGAGATCAAACCGGAAGGACTCGACGTCCTGCGCCGGGTCGGCAACATCCTCAACGCCGCCCAGGACAAGGTCGTGCAAGTCGAAGGGCACACCGACAACGTACCGATCAGCGCCCGCCTGCGGGACAAGTTTCCCAGCAACTGGGAACTCTCCACCGCCCGCGCCGCCAACGTTGTCCATTTCCTCCAGGACCAGGTCGGCATCCCCGGCGAGCGCCTCGCTGTCACCGGCTACGGCCCCTACCGCCCCATCGCCGACAACGACACCCCCGAAGGCCGCGAACAAAACCGCCGTATCCAGATCGTGCTGGTCCCCGCCCAGGCGAGGGTCGTGGAACCGACCAACTGA
- a CDS encoding CopG family transcriptional regulator — translation MNSSSRRSTIYFDSEIHKAIKLKAAVTNKSLSELVNLAVRQMLKEDREDLTAFNDRVAEPTISYEQLLDELKSDGKI, via the coding sequence ATGAACAGTTCCTCTCGTCGATCAACGATCTACTTTGACTCGGAAATCCACAAAGCCATCAAACTGAAAGCGGCCGTCACCAACAAAAGCCTGTCCGAGCTGGTCAACCTGGCGGTCCGGCAGATGCTGAAGGAAGACCGGGAAGATCTGACCGCCTTTAATGATCGGGTTGCGGAACCGACCATCAGCTATGAACAACTTCTCGACGAGTTGAAGTCTGATGGCAAGATATGA